From a single Myxocyprinus asiaticus isolate MX2 ecotype Aquarium Trade chromosome 33, UBuf_Myxa_2, whole genome shotgun sequence genomic region:
- the LOC127424422 gene encoding host cell factor 1-like isoform X10 — translation MASSGTAGSVLQLRWKRVLGWSGPVPRPRHGHRAVAIKELMVVFGGGNEGIVDELHVYNTATNQWFIPAVRGDIPPGCAAYGFVCDGTRLLVFGGMVEYGKYSNDLYELQASRWEWKRLKPKAPKNGPPPCPRLGHSFSLIGNKCYLFGGLANDSEDPKNNIPRYLNDLYTLELRPGSNVAGWDIPITYGVLPPPRESHTAVVYTEKTSKKSRLIIYGGMSGCRLGDLWTLDIDTLTWNKPAISGAAPLPRSLHSATTITNKMFVFGGWVPLVMDDVKVATHEKEWKCTNTLACLNLDTMSWETILMDTLEDNIPRARAGHCSVAINNRLYVWSGRDGYRKAWNNQVCCKDLWYLETDRPLPPSRVQLVRANTNSLEVSWGAVPTADTYLLQLQKYDIPAATAAMSPTVNPTSSLPVNSPKSPVPASAAPAAQSMPLSGVTLVPQVPSPTTFMPGSPIAASPRGPAILKVAAPHSTPGTSVVTVRQAIPGSKSPVTVTSLPAGVRMVVPAQSTQGTPIGSSPQMSGMAALAAAAAATQKIPPSSTTTVLNVPAGATLVKTVAMTPGSTTLPATVKVASPVMVTNPATRMLKTAAAQVGTSAISTPNTPTRPIITVHKSGTVTVAQQAQVVTTMVGGVTKTITLVKSPITMSGGSALISSLGKMMSVVQTKPVQTSAVTGQAGSSPVTLIQTKTPLPAGTILKLVTSADGKPTTIITTTQAGGTGTKPTILGISSVSPNTTNKPGTTIIKTIPMSAIQQGGVSGSPGIKSPITIITTKMVTPGTQGKIITAVPKLATGAGQQGVTQVVLKGAPGQPGTILRTVPMGGVRLVSPGTVSAGKPTVTTLVVKGTTGVTTLGTVTGTVTSSVAGGNVVSANTSLATPVTNLASIATLASQVINPAAITVSASQTSLATATMQSAAQPTQVTLITTPSGAEAQPAQDLPVSILASPTSEQPSTTSADAGDGAGDSAGTVTLVCSNPPCETHETGTTNTATTASAKMGTKQVCSNPPCETHETGTTNTSTTASAKMGTEQVCSNPPCETHVTGTTNTATTASANMGMEQQVCTNPPSETHDTGTTNTATTASCNMGSKEMGTVNSKTEASSSAESSASGSEPSTPVTESSGASGAMRQENLRTGTTNTSTTARSNMGSDQTGTVQSSNKSKAAISSTLMPVSSNPPCEAQDTDTTNTSTVSGEGDVQQVCSNPPCETLETGTTNSATQSTSSMGSGQSNVVQRVCSNPPCETHETGTTNTPTRASSSIGAEQNGNVRRVCSNPPCETHETGTTNTPTQASSSIGAEQNGSVQRVCSNPPCETHETGTTNTSTTATSSLETGEGTAQQGADGQGDSGISSEPTSSTEPANPTTQSRAFTMVTQATPTPGPSVPEISSMAGSAVVAEVPGEAEAMEQSSAEAVAAAEEPMQTECQGELSEEGAVRVVAIDEGAAGDEGTMIQVHVAMEAQPGQGDQAEQMEAGVEAAEAMSLAAQDSEALALPQELMSAEGQQTTLMVTGLTPEELAVTAAAEAAAQAAATEEAQALAIQAVLQAAQQAVLREGDAGQDGQQSTTIPIVLTQQELAALVQQQQQLQEAQAAAAQQLRAEAAALPTEALAPADSLNDPASESNGHEMATAVTATVARLLPRTSAETLAPSSTFAPSQPMVVASPAKIQAATALAEVANGIESAAGKQEAPPAVVKPPVKKEHQWFDVGVVKVTNMVVTHYYVPADDSPVTDDDSGAIPDYSRMKKIELSPGTAYKFRVAGINACGRGTFSEVSAFKTCLPGFPGAPCAIKISKSPDGAHLTWEPPSVTSGKIIEYSVYLAIQSSQTVEAKASTPAQLAFMRVYCGPSPSCLVQSSSLSNAHIDYTTKPAIIFRIAARNEKGYGPATQVRWLQETSKDGSAAKPVAKRPVSSPDLKGTGPKKARSDQ, via the exons ATGGCTTCTTCAGGCACCGCGGGCTCGGTTCTGCAGCTGCGCTGGAAGAGGGTTTTGGGCTGGTCCGGTCCGGTTCCTCGCCCGAGACACGGACACCGAGCCGTGGCCATTAAAGAGCTGATGGTGGTGTTCGGCGGAGGGAATGAAGGGATTGTGGATGAACTGCACGTCTATAACACAG cCACCAATCAGTGGTTTATTCCTGCTGTCCGTGGTGACATTCCTCCTGGCTGCGCTGCATATGGATTTGTGTGCGACGGCACCCGACTCCTTGTTTTCGGGGGCATGGTTGAATATGGAAAGTACAGCAACGATCTCTATGAACTACAG gcCAGCAGGTGGGAGTGGAAACGGTTGAAGCCCAAAGCCCCGAAGAATGGCCCACCACCTTGTCCCCGTCTGGGCCACAGTTTTTCTCTAATTGGAAACAAATGCTATTTGTTTGGTGGACTGGCAAATGACAGTGAGGATCCCAAAAACAATATTCCAAG ATACCTGAATGACCTCTATACACTCGAGCTACGCCCAGGCTCTAACGTAGCAGGCTGGGACATCCCCATTACATACGGCGTGCTGCCCCCTCCTCGAGAGAGCCACACTGCTGTCGTCTACACAGAGAAAACATCCAAAAAGTCTCGCCTCATCATCTACGGTGGCATGAGTGGCTGCCGTCTTGGAGATCTGTGGACTTTAGATATAG ATACTTTGACCTGGAACAAACCTGCCATAAGTGGTGCGGCACCGCTGCCTCGCAGTCTCCATTCTGCCACTACTATAACCAACAA GATGTTTGTGTTTGGTGGATGGGTCCCTCTGGTTATGGATGATGTCAAAGTAGCTACACACGAAAAGGAATGGAAGTGCACTAACACTTTGGCCTGTTTAAATCTTG ACACAATGTCGTGGGAAACTATTTTGATGGACACTCTAGAGGATAATATCCCAAGGGCCAGAGCTGGACACTGCTCTGTGGCTATTAACAATAGACTGTATGTATGGAGTGGCAGAGATGGTTACCGCAAAGCCTGGAACAACCAAGTTTGCTGCAAAGACCTGTGGTACCTGGAGACAG ATCGTCCTCTGCCTCCATCACGTGTGCAACTGGTCCGTGCCAACACCAACTCTCTGGAGGTGAGCTGGGGGGCAGTGCCCACAGCAGATACATACCTGCTACAGCTGCAGAAATATGACATCCCTGCTGCGACAGCTGCCATGTCTCCGACCGTCAACCCCACTTCGTCCTTGCCCGTCAACTCGCCCAAGAGTCCTGTGCCTGCCTCTGCTGCTCCTGCGGCTCAGAGCATGCCGCTCTCTGGGGTCACACTGGTGCCACAAGTCCCTTCACCCACTACTTTCATGCCAGGCAGCCCGATAGCAGCCTCACCTCGTGGGCCAG CTATTCTTAAAGTGGCAGCGCCTCATTCCACACCTGGGACATCCGTTGTTACTGTACGTCAGGCCATCCCAGGGTCTAAATCCCCGGTCACTGTAACATCACTTCCTGCAGGGGTCCGCATGGTTGTCCCTGCACAGAGCACCCAGGGCACG CCGATCGGCAGCAGTCCTCAGATGAGTGGCATGGCTGCTTTGGCTGCAGCTGCAGCTGCCACACAGAAGATCCCGCCCTCTTCCACAACCACTGTGTTAAATGTTCCTGCAGGAGCCACCCTAGTAAAGACTGTCGCTATGACTCCAGGATCCACGACTCTTCCCGCTACCGTCAAAGTAGCTTCTCCTGTTATG GTTACTAACCCTGCTACCCGAATGCTAAAAACGGCTGCAGCCCAGGTCGGCACTTCAGCCATATCTACTCCCAACACCCCGACTCGCCCCATCATCACTGTACACAAATCGGGCACGGTGACCGTAGCCCAGCAGGCCCAGGTTGTCACCACCATGGTTGGAGGAGTCACCAAAACTATAACGCTTGTCAAGAGCCCTATCACAATGAGTGGCGGCAGTGCTCTG ATCTCCAGTCTTGGGAAAATGATGTCTGTTGTTCAGACCAAACCAGTACAGACTTCTGCAGTGACTGGACAGGCTGGAAGTAGCCCTGTCACACTAATACAG aCAAAGACTCCTCTGCCTGCTGGTACCATCTTGAAGCTGGTCACATCTGCAGATGGCAAGCCCACCACTATCATTACAACTACCCAGGCAGGAGGGACTGGCACCAAGCCCACAATCTTGGGCATCAGCAGTGTCTCTCCAAACACCACCAATAAACCAGGCACCACCATTATTAAAACCATTCCCATGTCTGCCATTCAACAAGGAG GTGTGTCTGGTAGTCCTGGCATCAAGTCCCCCATCACGATTATTACCACCAAGATGGTTACTCCTGGCACTCAAGGCAAAATCATAACCGCTGTGCCTAAACTGGCTACAGGGGCAGGACAACAGGGTGTCACACAG GTTGTCCTGAAGGGGGCGCCAGGTCAGCCTGGCACTATCCTGCGTACTGTTCCAATGGGTGGAGTTCGTCTTGTTTCACCAGGCACTGTGTCAGCTGGCAAACCAACCGTTACCACATTGGTCGTCAAGGGCACCACAG GTGTCACAACTCTGGGCACAGTAACTGGTACTGTAACAAGCAGTGTGGCAGGGGGCAATGTGGTGAGCGCTAACACTAGCCTGGCGACACCTGTCACCAATCTTGCCTCCATCGCCACGTTGGCCAGTCAGGTGATCAATCCCGCAGCCATCACTGTATCTGCTTCCCAGACCAGCCTTGCCACTGCCACAATGCAG TCGGCAGCCCAACCTACTCAAGTGACTCTGATCACCACTCCCAGTGGTGCGGAGGCCCAGCCTGCACAGGACTTGCCTGTCTCCATCCTGGCCTCTCCCACGTCTGAGCAGCCCTCTACCACCAGTGCTGATGCTGGAGACGGTGCGGGTGACAGTGCTGGTACCGTGactttggtctgttctaaccCTCCATGTGAAACTCACGAGACTGGAACGACCAATACGGCTACAACAGCTTCTGCTAAAATGGGCACCAAACAGGTCTGTTCCAACCCCCCATGTGAAACTCACGAGACTGGAACGACCAACACGTCTACAACTGCATCTGCTAAAATGGGCACTGAACAGGTTTGCTCCAACCCTCCATGTGAGACACACGTAACGGGCACCACCAACACCGCTACGACTGCCTCTGCCAACATGGGCATGGAACAACAG GTGTGCACCAACCCTCCTTCAGAAACACATGACACGGGCACAACCAACACCGCCACCACTGCCAGCTGCAACATGGGTTCTAAAGAGATGGGCACAGTGAACAGCAAGACAGAGGCATCTTCGTCTGCTGAATCCTCGGCTTCCGGGTCAGAACCATCCACGCCTGTCACAGAAAGCAGTGGTGCTTCTGGTGCCATGCGGCAGGAGAATCTCCGCACTGGTACCACCAACACCTCCACCACAGCCCGCTCCAACATGGGCTCTGATCAGACAGGAACAGTGCAGAGCTCTAACAAAAGTAAAGCTGCCATCTCTTCCACACTGATGCCTGTTTCCTCCAACCCTCCCTGCGAGGCGCAGGATACGGACACCACAAACACGTCCACTGTGTCTGGCGAAGGAGATGTCCAGCAGGTCTGCTCGAATCCACCATGTGAGACACTTGAAACGGGCACGACCAACTCTGCTACACAGTCAACCTCCAGTATGGGCAGTGGGCAGAGCAATGTTGTGCAGAGGGTGTGCTCCAATCCGCCTTGTGAAACCCATGAAACGGGCACTACCAATACGCCAACTCGG GCGTCATCTTCTATTGGAGCTGAACAGAATGGCAACGTACGAAGGGTGTGTTCAAACCCGCCCTGTGAAACCCATGAAACGGGCACTACCAATACGCCAACTCAGGCGTCATCTTCTATTGGAGCTGAACAGAATGGCAGCGTACAAAGGGTGTGTTCAAACCCACCCTGTGAAACCCATGAAACGGGGACTACCAATACTTCCACAACTGCGACTAGCAGCTTAGAGACTGGAGAAGGTACAG CTCAACAGGGTGCTGATGGACAGGGTGACAGTGGCATCAGCTCAGAACCCACATCCTCCACAGAACCAGCCAATCCCACAACACAAAGCAGAGCCTTCACCATGGTGACACAGGCCACGCCCACTCCAGGACCATCAGTACCG GAAATCTCGTCCATGGCTGGCTCTGCAGTGGTGGCAGAAGTACCGGGAGAGGCGGAAGCCATGGAGCAGAGCAGCGCTGAGGCTGTAGCAGCTGCAGAAGAGCCCATGCAGACAGAGTGTCAGGGAGAACTAAGTGAAGAGGGAGCTGTCAGGGTGGTTGCCATAGATGAGGGTGCAGCGGGTGATGAGGGCACCATGATACAGGTTCATGTTGCTATGGAAGCACAACCCGGCCAAGGAGATCAGGCTGAG CAGATGGAGGCTGGTGTGGAGGCAGCAGAAGCGATGAGTCTTGCTGCGCAGGACTCGGAAGCTCTCGCTCTGCCTCAGGAGCTGATGTCTGCTGAAGGACAGCAGACGACTCTCATGGTGACTGGACTGACCCCGGAGGAGCTGGCAGTGACTGCAGCAGCTGAGGCTGCTGCACAGGCTGCAGCTACAGAAGAGGCTCAGGCCCTCGCCATCCAGGCTGTGCTACAAGCAGCTCAGCAGGCTGTACTCC GTGAAGGGGATGCAGGTCAGGACGGGCAGCAGTCCACCACCATCCCTATAGTTTTGACCCAGCAGGAGCTTGCTGCCTTAGttcagcagcagcaacagctgcAGGAGGCGCAGGCGGCTGCAGCCCAGCAGTTGCGTGCTGAAGCAGCTGCACTGCCCACTGAGGCCTTGGCACCAGCAGACAGCCTCAACGATCCAGCATCTGAAAGCAACGGCCATGAGATGGCAACCGCTGTTACTGCCACTGTGGCCCGTCTACTTCCTCGCACTTCTGCTGAGA CTTTGGCCCCATCAAGTACTTTTGCTCCATCTCAGCCGATGGTGGTCGCCAGCCCTGCCAAGATTCAAGCAGCCACCGCTCTAGCTGAGGTGGCCAATGGGATTGAGTCTGCAGCTGGG AAGCAAGAAGCACCTCCAGCTGTTGTGAAGCCTCCAGTGAAGAAAGAGCATCAGTGGTTTGATGTTGGAGTCGTCAAGGTGACAAACATGGTTGTCACTCACTATTATGTGCCGGCAGATGATTCACCTGTTACTGAT GATGATTCCGGTGCCATACCAGACTACAGCCGGATGAAGAAAATAGAGCTGTCTCCTGGCACTGCTTACAAGTTCCGCGTTGCCGGTATCAATGCATGCGGCCGGGGAACGTTCTCTGAGGTCTCTGCATTTAAGACCTGTTTACCTGGCTTCCCTGGAGCACCGTGTGCCATTAAAATAAGCAAG AGTCCTGATGGTGCCCACCTGACCTGGGAGCCTCCTTCAGTGACGTCAGGGAAGATCATTGAGTACTCCGTGTATCTGGCCATCCAGAGCTCACAGACAGTGGAGGCGAAAGCATCCACTCCGGCTCAGCTCGCCTTCATGCGGGTGTACTGTGGGCCCAGCCCGTCCTGCCTAGTGCAGTCATCTAGTCTCTCCAACGCCCACATTGACTACACCACCAAACCCGCCATCATCTTCCGTATCGCCGCCCGCAATGAGAAGGGCTATGGTCCTGCCACGCAAGTCAGGTGGCTACAAG